Genomic window (Acidobacteriota bacterium):
GTTTGCTAGCCAGCAGGATAAATGGCACTGAACTGGTATCCACCGTGGACTTCAGAGCCTGGACCAATTGCGCTCCATCCATCTCCGGCATGCGGTAATCGCAGATGATCAGGTCGGGCGGCGACTTCAGGCAGTGAGCCAGCGCGGTGGTCGAGTCCGTGAAGGAGGCTATTTCCGCGTAGATATCCACGCCACGGCGCAAAACATCCAGAATGACGGGATTGTCATCAATGAGCACCACGGATACCTTCGCTTTGGACATGTTATCTGGTGGCCTTCTTCAGCTTGCCTGCCCCGGACGACGGAGGTCTACGGAAGACTCCACTCTTGCCTCCGGATTTTTCCAACAAGCAAATATCGGTAATTGTGATGGACTTGTCAACGGCCTTGCACATGTCGTACAACGTCAGCGCCGCCACGCTCACTGCCGTGAGTGCTTCCATCTCCACGCCCGTGGGCGCTTCAGTGGCCGCAGTCGCCTCGATGCGCACCCCGGTTGGCTTGCCCTTTCGCACGACGCGCACTTGCACGTCCACATGCGTCAGCGGCAGCGGATGGCAGAGCGGGATCAGTGCGGAAGTCTGCTTGGCCGCGGCAATACCGGCGATGCGCGCGATCTCCAGGGGATTGCCCTTGGGGTTGCGCGGCAATTGCCGAAGCACCACCGCCGACATCTGCACAAACCCTTGCGCGCGTGCACGGCGCGCCGTGGACTGCTTGCCGGAGACGTCCACCATACGCACGGATCCCTCGGCATCAAAGTGAGAGAGTACTGGAGATTTATCTATCTTTCGCAACGCTATCCTCTGCCCCACGTATTTTAATGCACTCATCACTCGTCAATGCCTCATCATCACCGAAACCCACTCGCCGGCCTTCAGTTCGCCCACTTCCTCCGGGATGGCCAGGAAACAGTTAGCGCGGGTTAGGCTGACCACATCACCGGAACCTTTCCATTCTACCGGACTCACCTCCGGTTCGTAGTAGTTCCCTTCAAGTATTGCAGGGAGAAATCCCGCGAGCCCAGCTTTGCGTCGCAGGTCGCGGGTCATCCGCGCGCGCGTAAAGATGAGCGGAGCGGTCATTTCGCCAGCCAGCAGCGCCAGCGCGGGGCGGACGAAAAGCTCAAACGTCACCATCGTGGAAAGCGGATTGCCCGGCAAGCCGAAGATGAATGTCCTGCCCACTCTGCCGAAAACCAGCGGGCGACCGGGCTGGATATACACACCGTCAAAATAGAATTCCGCGCCGAGCTGCGCGAGTACCGGCTCGACCAGATCAAACTTGCCTGCCGAGACGCCGCCGCTCAACAAAAGCACGTCGTGCTCACAACCCCGCTCAATCATTTCGCGCAGGCGATCTTCGCGATCTTCCGCAATGCCCAGCGGCACAGGGATGCCGCCCGCCGCCTGGGTCTGCGCTTGCAACGAATAGCTGTTGCTGTTGCGAATCTCAAAGGGGCCGGGCGCGACATCCAGTTCGACGATCTCATCACCGGTGGGAAGAATCGCCACCGTCGGAGGTTTATATACGCTGATCTCCCGCAATCCCACAGCCGCGATCATGGCGATCTCGGCGTAACCGAGGCGGCGACCGGGAGTGAGGAGCGCCTCGCCGCGACGCGCTTCACTGCCCTGCGCAACGATATTTTCTCCAACGACCACCGCCATGTTGATCAACACATGATCTCCAGCGGCACTGGTCTTCTCGACCATCACCACTGCGTTCGCTCCAGCAGGCAAGGGAGCGCCGGTCATGATCTCGACGCAATCGCCTGCGCCAACCGCACCATCAAATGAAACGCCCGCGCGAGCCTGCCCCATCAGGCGCAGTCGAGCCTGGATCGCCGATACATCGGCGGCGCGGACAGCGTAGCCATCGCGAGTGGATCGCGGAAATGGAGGAAGGTCGCGGTCAGCGGAAACTGCCTGGGCCAGCACGCGAGTGCGAGCATCCTGCAAGGGAATCAATTCAGTCTGGAGGGAGAGCTTGGAGCTGCGGACGCGCTCCATGACGAGTTCGCGCGCGGCTTGAAATTTCATGACAGCCATGTGGGGCTTCAGTCCAACAGAGCCGCGCCTCAGCGGGGCAGTATCTGCTCCAGCCGCGTGCCGGAGCGCACGATGCTCTGGTCGCGCTCCGGGCCGGTGGAGATGATCGAGGCCTCGATACCCAGTTCACACTCCAGGTAGTCCATGTAGGAGCGCGCCTGCGCGGGCAAGTCTTCGAAGCGAGTAACGCCGAATGTCGGGCTCTTCCATCCGGGCAGCGTTTTGTAGATGGGCTTCAAACGCTCCCAGGCCTGAATGGACGCGGGCAATTCATGAACCGTCGCGCCATCGAGCTCGTATGCAGTGCAGACGCGAATTTCGTCAAAGGCATCAAGTACGTCGAGCTTGGTGATAATCAGGCTGCTGAGTCCGTTGATGGCCGCGCTGTAGCGCAGCACCGGCAGATCGATCCAGCCGCAGCGCCGTGCGCGTCCCGTTACAGAACCGAATTCATTGCCGCCCTTGCGCAGCGCCTCGCCGATTGGGCCGGTATCTTCGCTGGGGAATGGCCCCGCGCCGACGCGCGTAGCGTAAGCCTTAGACACACCCACGGCAGCCGTGATGCTGGTCGGCGGGATGCCTGTGCCGGTGCAAGCACCGCCGGCAGTGGCGTTGGAGGAAGTAACAAACGGATAAGTGCCGTGGTCCACATCCAGCAGCGTGCCCTGCGCACCTTCCATCAGCACTGATTTGCCCGCCTTGATCTCACGATTCAGCAGTCCGGCAGTGTCGGTGATGAGCGGGCGCAGGCGCTCGCACATGGCCAGATAATCGCTCACGATGGCCTCGCCGTCGATGGTGGCCGCACTGCCCATGCCGCGCAGTAGGTTGCGGCGGTCCTCCACCACACGACCCACCAGCGAACGGAAGATGGCCGCGTTGAGGCTGTCGCCCACACGAACGCCGAGCCGCGCCATCTTGTCCTGATAGGCCGGGCCGATGCCCTTCATCGTGGTGCCGATATGCGTTCGACCGGGCGCGTTCTCAAGTTCTTGCTCAATCAGGCGGTGATACGGAAATATCAGATGCGCGCGATCACTGACAAACAGACGGTCGCGAACGGTGACGCCGCGAGCCTCCAACCCGTCAATTTCCTTCAGCAGCGCGGCGGGATCAACGACAACTCCGTTGCCGATCACGGCTCTTTTGCCGGGGCGCAGAATGCCGGACGGGACTAGTTGCAGGACGAACTTCTCCGCGCCGATGGTCATGGTATGACCGGCGTTATGTCCGCCGGAGTAGCGCGCGACAATGTCGAAGCGGTTGGCCAGATAGTCGACGATCTTGCCCTTGCCTTCATCGCCCCACTGCGCGCCGATAATAATGACTGTGCTCATATATTCCTGTTCACAAAAATGAAGGCTGCCGCGGCAGCCCTCCACGCCAATCCTAAACTGATTTCACGCCCGTTACAACATATAAAAGCCACAACACAAAACGCCACACGAATGCACTTTATTGGCACATCCGCGTGGTCTATTTCGGTATGGTCGTGCGAATGCGCGGAAGAAATTCATCCGCGATTCATGGAAACTTTACAGGTTCTGCTTGATCAGACTCTCGATCGCTTCGCGGCCCTGCGCGCCGACGATCTGTCCGCGCACCTGGCCGTCCTTGAATAGCAGCAGCGTCGGAATGCTACGGATGCCATATTGGCCCGGCACCGCCTGATTCTCATCCACGTTCATCTTGGCTACCACGGCTTTGCCGATGTAGTCTCCCGCGATCGCCTCCACGGTGGGCGCGATCATGCGGCAGGGGCCGCACCAGGCCGCCCAGAAATCCACCAGAACAGGCTGGGAAGATTTCAGCACATCCGCGTCAAAACTTTGATCCGTTACGTTCAGAATATTGCCAGCCATGGCCAAATGCCTCCTCGGAATTACCTTACGGGTCCTCACTGGAGCTTCCGTACTCCGGCAGGTCCACGCACTAAACCGATTGGATGCCCAGAGTAAAACGTTTGATGCAAATAACTATTGTACCGCAGAATTAGCTTGATGAATTAGCTCGATGATACGGGCCTTCCCCGTTGTCATCCCCGTTGTCATCCCGCTCGTCGCTCGGGATGACGACAGCGAGTCGTGCTCACATCTCGCGGTAAAGCGTTTCATAGGCCTCCGCTGAGCGTGCCCAGGAGAAGTCTTTTTTCATGCCGTTCAACATGATCTGCTTCCACCCTTCGGGATTTCGAAACAGAGACAGGGCGCGCCGCACCGCCTCCAGCATGGCTGTGCCGGTGTATTTGGTAAAGCGGAACCCGGTGCCCTCGCCAGTCGCAGGGTCATAGTCCTCCACCGTGTCCGAGAGGCCGCCAATGTCCCGTACCACAGGCACTGTGCCGTAGCGCAGGCTGTAAATCTGATTCAGTCCGCACGGCTCGTAGTGCGACGGCATGAGGAACATGTCCGCACCGGCCTCCACCTTATGCGCCAGCGCGTCGTCATAGCGAATGCGAACTCCGACGCGGTCAGGATAGTCGCGCGCCAGAGTGCGGAACAACTCTTCGTACTCTGGCTCGCCCGTGCCGAGTACGGCCAGCCGCAGATTTTCCTTCATCAACAACGGAGCCACTTCCGCGATCAGGTCCGCGCCTTTTTGCCGCGTCAGCCTGGAAACGATGCCAATCAGCGGAGCATGGACATCGGTCTCCGGAAATTCGAACTCGCGCAACAAATCACGTTTGCACTCGGCCTTGCCCGAAAGATTCTTCGCTCCATATTTAGCGGCGATGAGCCGGTCGCGGGCCGGGTCCCACTCCTTGTAATCCGCACCGTTCAGGATTCCATGCAACTGGCCCGCGCGCGCGGCAAGTACGCCGTCGAGGCCACAGCCGAACTCCGGCGTCTGAATCTCGCTGGCGTATGTCGGGCTGACCGTGCTGATGGAGTCAGCATAGATCAGCGCGCCCTTCAGAAAACTCACGCCCCCAAAGAACTCCAACCCATCGATGCGGAACAAGTCCAGGCTCAGTCCGGCGCGCAGCAACGCATCGGGCGGAAACAATCCCTGATAGGCGAGATTGTGAATGGTCAGCAGAGTCCGCGTATGGGACAACTCGGGGTCGTCCACGTAGTCCGTGCGCAACAGCACGGGGACGAGTCCCGCCTGCCAGTCGTGGCAATGAATCACATCGGCGGGAAAGATCGACTTGGCCACCTCCAGCACCGCGCGCGAAAACAGGCTGAAGCGCTCTGGATTGTCGGGGTAATCCTTGCCGCCTGCTCCCACATAGAGTGATTCGCGGTCAAAATATGGCGGATAATCGACGAATATCCAGCGCACCGAGCCGCTCTTCAGTGCGCGTCGCGGAGCCTCCAGTATACGGAGAGAATGCTGATGCGAACCCAGCGTGACGGTTACGCCCGAAGCCAGCTCCCTGAATTTTTCGCTTGGCGTTGACCGGTGTCGCGGCAGCACCACGGCAACTTCCACGCCGCGCGCAGCCAGCGCTTGAGGCAGCGCGCCGATCACGTCGGCCAGCCCGCCCGTCTTCGAAAACGGCACGCCCTCGGAGGCGGCGAAGAGCACGCGTAGCGGCGCGCCGGAATTGGGTCTGACCATCGTACCCTCTCGCATCAACCTGGGCCTGCGACTTAATGCCTGCCTAAATGGCCACAGTACTGAACGCTCTTGCGCACTGTCAAGCATTGGGCGCGGCGGGAATTACCGAGGACAACAGATTTCGCCCATGCTGTGCCTCGTGCTATTATTTTCTTCCGCACGAAACTATTGGCAGCCCTCATAGCGCGCCCCGATCTTACGCAATATAGCCCAGGGTGCTACAGCAACCTTCGTGTGGTTGGTTCATCCGGCGTTGATTCACCATGCAGTGCAATCCTAACTGAGAGGTAATACCGTGTCAGAAAAGGTAGCAATGGCCGCAGCCCTCAGCACTGAGCAAGACCGGCTCGACGAGCTTTCCATCAACACCATCCGCATGCTCGCCGTGGATGCCGTCGAGAAGGCCAAGTCCGGCCACCCCGGCATGCCCATGGGTGCGGCGGCGATGGCCTACGTGCTGTGGACCCGCTTCCTGCGCCACAATCCCGCGAACCCCAAATGGGCCGACCGCGACCGCTTCGTGCTCTCCGCCGGACACGGCTCGATGCTGCTCTACGCGCTGCTGCATCTCACCGGCTACGATCTGCCGCTCGAGGAAATCAAGAATTTCCGACAATGGGGCAGTCGCACTCCGGGGCATCCTGAGCACGGCGTAGTGCCCGGGGTGGAGGCCACCACCGGCCCACTGGGACAGGGTTTCGCCAACGGTGTGGGCATGGCCATGACGGAGCGATTCCTCGCCAGTCACTTCAACCGGCCCGGCCACGTCATCGTGGATCACTTCACCTACGCTATCGTCAGCGACGGCGACATCATGGAGGGTGTCGCGTCGGAGGCCGCATCACTGGCCGGACATCTCGGCCTCGGAAAATTGATTTATTTATACGATGACAACCACATCACCATTGACGGCGAGACCTCGCTGTCGTTTTCCGAAGACGTCGGCATGCGCTTTCAAGCTTACGGCTGGCATGTACAAAAAGTGGATGGCAATGACTTACAGGCGGTCAATCAAGCAATCTCGCAGGCGCGCGCGGAGACCCGCAAGCCCTCACTGATTCAGGCGCGCACACACATTGGTTTTGGTAGTCCGAACAAGCAGGACAAGTCAGCGGCACACGGCAGTGCGCTCGGCGCGGATGAAATCAAGTTGACCAAAGCCGCGCTGGGCTGGCCTGTCGAGCCGACCTTCCACATTCCATCTGACGCGTTGCAAAACTTCCGTCAGGCCGGCGGGCGTGCTGCTGCGCAGGAGCAAGGTTGGAACGAGCGATTTGCGGCATATGCATCCGCACATCCGGAGTTGGCGCGCGAGTGGGCGCAGTGGCAGACGGGTGAGTTGCCTGAGGGTTGGAAAACTTCCCTGCCTCAGTTCAAGGCAGCTGACGGCGCTATGGCCACTCGAGTGGCCTCCGGCAAAGTCATCAACGCGCTCTCCGCGGCGATCCCGAATCTGATGGGCGGCTCGGCGGATCTGGCTGGGTCGAATGAAACCAACATCAAAGGCGCGGCGGATTTTAACGCCAATGCGCCGGGGCGCGTATTGCGCTTCGGCATCCGCGAGCATGGCATGGGCGGCGTTTTGAATGGCATGGCGCTGCATGGCGGCGTTCACTGTTTTGGCGCAACCTTCCTGGTCTTCTCCGATTACATGCGCGCGTCCATGCGCGTCGCCGCGCTGACGGAGCTACCGGTGATTTACGTCTTCACGCATGACAGCATCGCGGTGGGCGAAGACGGCCCCACGCATCAGCCCATCGAGCATTTAGCCGCGCTGCGCGCCATACCCAACCTGCTGGTGATCCGCCCCGCCGATGCCACCGAGACGTCCGCCGCGTGGCGCATCGCGCTCGAACACAAACATGGCCCAGTGGCGCTTGCCTTGACGCGGCAGAATCTACCGACCATCGACCGCGAGAAATCTCCCTCCGCCGACATGTTGGAAAAGGGCGCGTATACGCTGCTGGACGCCGAGACGGGACCGCTGCGGCTGATCCTGCTGGCGACCGGCTCGGAAGTCAGTCTAGCTGTGGATGCCCGGAAGAAACTGGAAGCGCAGGGCATCGGTACTCGCGTGGTGAGTATGCCCTGTTGGGAACTGTTCCTCGAACAACCGTTATCGTATCGCGAAGAAGTGCTGCCGCAGGCGGTGCGTGCGCGGCTGGCGATTGAAACTGGCTCTTCGTTTGGCTGGCGCGAGTTTGTGGGCGATGCCGGCGACACGCTTTGCATCAATCACTATGGAGCGTCCGCCCCCGCGGCTGTGGTACTGGAAAAGTTCGGCTTCACCGTGGACAACGTGGTGGCCCGCGCGACCGCGTTGCTGAAGTAAACAGAGCCGCGACCGTTAGGGAGCGGTGGTTGGCGTTCACTGCGGAAACCAACCACCGCTCCCTAACGGACGCGGCTCTGTGACCTCATTCCTGGCCTGCCAATTCTTGATAAGATGGACTCTTGCAGTCGTCTGTACATTTTTCTCAATGGGAGCGAGTCATGCGTGTTGTCGTCGGATCGGATCATGCCGGCTTTGAATTGAAAGCGCCGGTGGTGGATTACTTGAAGAGTCTGGGGCACACGCCGATTGATGTGGGCACGCACTCGACCGACGCGGTGGACTATCCCGATAGCGCGCGCGGGGTGGCCGAAAAGCTACGGGCCAAGGAAGCGGACCTGGGCATCATGATCTGCGGCAGCGGCGTGGGCGGGTCGATTGCGGCCAACAAGTTTCCCGGCGTGCGCGCGGCCGTCTGCCACGACATGTTCTCCGCGCATCAGGGCGTGGAAGATGATGACATGAACGTGCTGTGCCTCGGCTCGCGCGTCATCGGTCGCAACCTGGCGATGGACATCGTGAAAACCTTCCTGGGCGCAAAGTATTCCGGCCTGGATCGGCACCAGCGGCGGCTCGACAAAGTTAACGCGATTGAAAAGGAATTCGGCAAACCTTAGTCCTCATGCAATTCATCCCCTACGAGCAACTCAACGACACTCCGAATATCATCGTGGACGGCGCGGCCTACGAGGGTACGCTGCTCACGCTATCGCATTGGCCGCATTCGGGAACTCCGCGCGAGTTGCTGCGAGACACCTCCGCGGAAACGGCTTTCGCCTACCTGGATGCGCCTCAGTTTCACGTCGCAGCCGAAGCGGTCTCGAACAATCATTTTGACGAAGATGGGCTGATCGGCATTTTTGCGCTGGTCCATCCGTCCGTAGCCCAGAAGTATCGCGAGTTGCTGATTGACGCGGCTTCGGCGGGCGACTTCGGCGTTTACAGACATCGCGACGCCGCGCGCATCGCCTTCACCATCGCCACCTATGGCGACTCGATGGCGTCGCCCTTGGCGCTCGATCTGTTCGAGCTGCCCTATCCGCAGATGGCCGCCAATCTCTACCGCCGTCTGCTCGATCTGTTGCCGCGTCTGCTGACAAACATTGCGGATTTCGAGAGCCTGTGGCGGGATGAAGACAACCGTCTGACGGGGAGCGAAGAGCTGCTCGACCAAGGCGAGATTCGCATTGAGGAGAACCCCGCGCTCGACCTTGCCGTGGTGCATATTCCGGAGGGACTGCCGGAGACTACCGTGCATCGATTCGCACAAAGGACGCTGGCCGACTGCCACCCCTACGCGCTGAACAGCCGCACCGGGTGTTCGCGCATGTTGCTGGTGCGGGGACGACACGTGGAGTTTCATTATCGCTATGAGTCCTGGGTGCAGTTGGCATCACGGCGCCCGCCAGCGCGCGTTGATCTGTCGCCGCTGACCGCGGAACTGAATCAGATGGAAACATCCGGCGGGCAGTGGACATTCGAAGGCGTGGAAGCAATCACGCCGAAGCTGCGGCTCGAAGGCAGCCCCGCGACTTCGCTGGCGCCCGACGCGATTCGAGCCGCGTTGGAAAGTCATCTTGCCACTGGGGCCGCTGCGTGGAATCCATACGATTGATTCAGCCTTCTGATGGAACGCATATTTCCGTGGCCATTCTTCGGCCAATTCCGTCATAATCCTTCCTGGCGTTAGCACCTTTTTAATCCGTGAGCTTGCGATGAAAACAAGACCATCCCGCACATCGAGTATCGCCCGAAAGGACAGTTTTCCCGGAATGCACTGGGCGGCGCTCGGACCGTACGCATCCGCCGTGGCAGCCCGTCTGAAGGAGATGAGAGCGACAAGGTTCGCGCAGCGGTTTTGGGCGAAAGACTGCGGCTTGTGGAGTACAGACGCGAAGGCCGCGGGCGTGGTCGCCAATCGACTAGGCTGGCTGAGCGTGCTGGAGTCGATGCGCGACGATGCGGGCCTGATCCGCGCCATCAGCACCGAGTCCCGTACGGTGGGCTTCACCCACGCGCTGCTGTTGGGCATGGGCGGCAGCTCGCTCTGCCCCGAGGTGTTGCGACAGACGTTTGGACCTCAGCCGGGATATCCTGACATGGCCGTGCTGGACAGCACCGATCCGCAGGCCGTGCTGAACGCGGCGGCACGCGCGCCCATCGAGAAGACCCTCTTCCTGGTCTCCACCAAATCCGGATCAACCATTGAGACCTCCAGCTTCTTTGCATATTTCTACGGGCAGTTGGAGAAGAAAGTAGGAGCGTCCGCGGGCAGAAATTTTGTGGCAATCACCGACCCCGGCTCGCCGTTAATCGCCCTGGCAGCGGAGAAGGGTTTCCGGCGCGTGTATCAGAATCCTGCGGACATCGGCGGTCGCTACTCGGCCCTCTCCTATTTTGGATTGGTCCCCGCCGCATTGATGGGCATCGACATCAACCGGCTTTTGGCCCGCGCCATGTCGCTGTTGCCCTACGGACCGGGTGCGATTAGCGAAGACAACCCGGCGATTCAACTGGGCGCAATCCTCGGCGAACTGGGACTGCAGGGCCGAAATAAAGTCACGCTGGCACTCTCCCCCGAGATCGCTTCGTTTGGCTGCTGGGCGGAGCAACTGGTCGCCGAGAGTACCGGCAAGCAGAGCCGCGGACTATTCCCGGTGGATGGAGAGCCGCTGCCTGCGCCGAAGGACTGCGAAGACGACCGCGTGTTCGTCCAGATGAGTTTGGCGGGCGTCGAACGCAGCGATGCGGATCGCCAATTACGCGCGCTCGAAAAAGCCGGGCATCCCGTCGTTCGCATCATGCTGAGGAATAAGCTGGACATCGGTCGCGAGTTCTTGCGCTGGGAAATTGCCACGGCGGTGGCGTCGTCCATCTTGGGCGTGAATGCGTTCGACGAACCGAACGTCAGTGAAAGCAAGGCCAACACCGGACGACTGCTCAAGGCACTGGCAAGCAAGCGTCTCCCGCCCCGCAAAGCGGTTCTGCGCGCATCCGGCGTGAGCGTCTACGGGAATATGCCAACCACTGTTGCCAAGAGCCGGGAGCCAAAAATAACAATGCGGGATGTGATCGCCAGTCAACTGAGGCGCGGGCAAGCCGGAGGGTACTTGGCGATATTGGCATATCTGACGCCATCACCTGCAACCGACCATCTGCTGCAACGGCTACGCATCACGCTGCGTGGCGCGCTGGGCGTGGCCAGCTCCGTCGGTTACGGCCCGCGCTATCTACACTCCACCGGGCAGTATCACAAGGGAGGCCCGGCGAGCGGATGCTTCTTGCTGATAACGGTTAAGAGCAAGAAGAAAGTGGCCATTCCTGGCCAGCCCTATGGGTTTGAAACGTTGATCGAGGCGCAGGCACTTGGCGATCTGGAGGCCATCGAGAGCCGCGGTCTACCCGCCTTGCACTTTGAGCTTTCCGCCGGGGATACCTCCCATGGACTGCGCGCGTTGTGCCAGTGGGCCACTCGGGCATTCTCGAGAAAGTCCCGCGTATAATCCAACACAAAATAGTTGACCGCAGTCGCCACTCACTACATTTTTGTCGCCAACTCCCCCAGTTCACCTATTTTTTGTCCGTTGCTAGATAGGGCAAACTTTACAACCTCCCGGCGTGGAGTTAGGATAATTGTGAGCAGCCAAAAAACAGATGGAGAGAAATCGAGTCCGAGCAGCCGTTCCAAGACCTTGAAGGCCTGACTGGAATTGGTGATGGCGTGCTTGAGGTGCGCCTGTCGGATAATCGGCGAGGACGACGCAGAGATGATGGAGACCGCGATGACTAATACCAAGACCGCAACGCTCAGCGTTGGCGGCAAGACACTGGAGATGCCGCTGATCACCGGCACCGAGCAGGAGACTGCGATCGACATCGCGGCGCTGCGCAAGGAAACCGGATGCATTACCATGGACCACGGATTCATGAACACCGGGTCCTGCACCAGCGCCATCACTTTCCTCGACGGCGAACAGGGCGTACTGCG
Coding sequences:
- the moaC gene encoding cyclic pyranopterin monophosphate synthase MoaC codes for the protein MSALKYVGQRIALRKIDKSPVLSHFDAEGSVRMVDVSGKQSTARRARAQGFVQMSAVVLRQLPRNPKGNPLEIARIAGIAAAKQTSALIPLCHPLPLTHVDVQVRVVRKGKPTGVRIEATAATEAPTGVEMEALTAVSVAALTLYDMCKAVDKSITITDICLLEKSGGKSGVFRRPPSSGAGKLKKATR
- a CDS encoding molybdopterin molybdenumtransferase MoeA translates to MAVMKFQAARELVMERVRSSKLSLQTELIPLQDARTRVLAQAVSADRDLPPFPRSTRDGYAVRAADVSAIQARLRLMGQARAGVSFDGAVGAGDCVEIMTGAPLPAGANAVVMVEKTSAAGDHVLINMAVVVGENIVAQGSEARRGEALLTPGRRLGYAEIAMIAAVGLREISVYKPPTVAILPTGDEIVELDVAPGPFEIRNSNSYSLQAQTQAAGGIPVPLGIAEDREDRLREMIERGCEHDVLLLSGGVSAGKFDLVEPVLAQLGAEFYFDGVYIQPGRPLVFGRVGRTFIFGLPGNPLSTMVTFELFVRPALALLAGEMTAPLIFTRARMTRDLRRKAGLAGFLPAILEGNYYEPEVSPVEWKGSGDVVSLTRANCFLAIPEEVGELKAGEWVSVMMRH
- a CDS encoding adenylosuccinate synthase, with the protein product MSTVIIIGAQWGDEGKGKIVDYLANRFDIVARYSGGHNAGHTMTIGAEKFVLQLVPSGILRPGKRAVIGNGVVVDPAALLKEIDGLEARGVTVRDRLFVSDRAHLIFPYHRLIEQELENAPGRTHIGTTMKGIGPAYQDKMARLGVRVGDSLNAAIFRSLVGRVVEDRRNLLRGMGSAATIDGEAIVSDYLAMCERLRPLITDTAGLLNREIKAGKSVLMEGAQGTLLDVDHGTYPFVTSSNATAGGACTGTGIPPTSITAAVGVSKAYATRVGAGPFPSEDTGPIGEALRKGGNEFGSVTGRARRCGWIDLPVLRYSAAINGLSSLIITKLDVLDAFDEIRVCTAYELDGATVHELPASIQAWERLKPIYKTLPGWKSPTFGVTRFEDLPAQARSYMDYLECELGIEASIISTGPERDQSIVRSGTRLEQILPR
- the trxA gene encoding thioredoxin, whose protein sequence is MAGNILNVTDQSFDADVLKSSQPVLVDFWAAWCGPCRMIAPTVEAIAGDYIGKAVVAKMNVDENQAVPGQYGIRSIPTLLLFKDGQVRGQIVGAQGREAIESLIKQNL
- the glgA gene encoding glycogen synthase GlgA, giving the protein MVRPNSGAPLRVLFAASEGVPFSKTGGLADVIGALPQALAARGVEVAVVLPRHRSTPSEKFRELASGVTVTLGSHQHSLRILEAPRRALKSGSVRWIFVDYPPYFDRESLYVGAGGKDYPDNPERFSLFSRAVLEVAKSIFPADVIHCHDWQAGLVPVLLRTDYVDDPELSHTRTLLTIHNLAYQGLFPPDALLRAGLSLDLFRIDGLEFFGGVSFLKGALIYADSISTVSPTYASEIQTPEFGCGLDGVLAARAGQLHGILNGADYKEWDPARDRLIAAKYGAKNLSGKAECKRDLLREFEFPETDVHAPLIGIVSRLTRQKGADLIAEVAPLLMKENLRLAVLGTGEPEYEELFRTLARDYPDRVGVRIRYDDALAHKVEAGADMFLMPSHYEPCGLNQIYSLRYGTVPVVRDIGGLSDTVEDYDPATGEGTGFRFTKYTGTAMLEAVRRALSLFRNPEGWKQIMLNGMKKDFSWARSAEAYETLYREM
- the tkt gene encoding transketolase, with product MAAALSTEQDRLDELSINTIRMLAVDAVEKAKSGHPGMPMGAAAMAYVLWTRFLRHNPANPKWADRDRFVLSAGHGSMLLYALLHLTGYDLPLEEIKNFRQWGSRTPGHPEHGVVPGVEATTGPLGQGFANGVGMAMTERFLASHFNRPGHVIVDHFTYAIVSDGDIMEGVASEAASLAGHLGLGKLIYLYDDNHITIDGETSLSFSEDVGMRFQAYGWHVQKVDGNDLQAVNQAISQARAETRKPSLIQARTHIGFGSPNKQDKSAAHGSALGADEIKLTKAALGWPVEPTFHIPSDALQNFRQAGGRAAAQEQGWNERFAAYASAHPELAREWAQWQTGELPEGWKTSLPQFKAADGAMATRVASGKVINALSAAIPNLMGGSADLAGSNETNIKGAADFNANAPGRVLRFGIREHGMGGVLNGMALHGGVHCFGATFLVFSDYMRASMRVAALTELPVIYVFTHDSIAVGEDGPTHQPIEHLAALRAIPNLLVIRPADATETSAAWRIALEHKHGPVALALTRQNLPTIDREKSPSADMLEKGAYTLLDAETGPLRLILLATGSEVSLAVDARKKLEAQGIGTRVVSMPCWELFLEQPLSYREEVLPQAVRARLAIETGSSFGWREFVGDAGDTLCINHYGASAPAAVVLEKFGFTVDNVVARATALLK
- the rpiB gene encoding ribose 5-phosphate isomerase B gives rise to the protein MRVVVGSDHAGFELKAPVVDYLKSLGHTPIDVGTHSTDAVDYPDSARGVAEKLRAKEADLGIMICGSGVGGSIAANKFPGVRAAVCHDMFSAHQGVEDDDMNVLCLGSRVIGRNLAMDIVKTFLGAKYSGLDRHQRRLDKVNAIEKEFGKP
- a CDS encoding glucose-6-phosphate isomerase, with translation MKTRPSRTSSIARKDSFPGMHWAALGPYASAVAARLKEMRATRFAQRFWAKDCGLWSTDAKAAGVVANRLGWLSVLESMRDDAGLIRAISTESRTVGFTHALLLGMGGSSLCPEVLRQTFGPQPGYPDMAVLDSTDPQAVLNAAARAPIEKTLFLVSTKSGSTIETSSFFAYFYGQLEKKVGASAGRNFVAITDPGSPLIALAAEKGFRRVYQNPADIGGRYSALSYFGLVPAALMGIDINRLLARAMSLLPYGPGAISEDNPAIQLGAILGELGLQGRNKVTLALSPEIASFGCWAEQLVAESTGKQSRGLFPVDGEPLPAPKDCEDDRVFVQMSLAGVERSDADRQLRALEKAGHPVVRIMLRNKLDIGREFLRWEIATAVASSILGVNAFDEPNVSESKANTGRLLKALASKRLPPRKAVLRASGVSVYGNMPTTVAKSREPKITMRDVIASQLRRGQAGGYLAILAYLTPSPATDHLLQRLRITLRGALGVASSVGYGPRYLHSTGQYHKGGPASGCFLLITVKSKKKVAIPGQPYGFETLIEAQALGDLEAIESRGLPALHFELSAGDTSHGLRALCQWATRAFSRKSRV